From the Paenibacillus tianjinensis genome, the window CTTATTTTACGCTGTCATACCACTCGTTAACTTCTTTGGTAATCTGCTCGCCGCCGCCTGCATTCCAGGTAGTAACGAAGTTGTCGAACGAATCCAGCGGCTGTTTGCCGTAGATGATTTCGTTAAACGTCTGGTTCTCGATCTTGTTCAGATAATCCAGCTTTGCTTTCATGGTTTCCGTAGTCGGACCGGTGAACATGTTCTTGAACGATTTGTCTTCCTGCTGCAGCAGTACCTTGGCTGCCGCAGGTGTTCCTTTACCATAGTTAACCGCAACATCCTTCTCAAGTCTGGTTGTTGGCTGAGCGCCGTTAGCCAAATTAAGCAGGGCTTTCATCTGGGCATCAGGAATACGTGCGCCGTCGCGTACCAGCAGGTAACGGACACTGTTCACGTAACCGCCGCTGATCTGATCATTGGCAACCATTTTGCCGCTTGCATCCAGTTCGTAGTCATAACCGGCGAAGAGACCGTTGTCCAGCTCACTGCCCGGCTGCGGGTTGGCGAAATTGTCGTACAGATAGTTCTCATAAGTGAAGAATGCTTCCGGATTCTTCATTTTGGTACTGATCAGTGTAACGCCGTTGGTGAACTGTGTACCATGGCGCATTACGGTTCCGTCCGGTCCGGCCGGAATGTTGATTGGTGCCCAGACAGCATCCGGCACGTTCTTCACCGTATCCTGCAGCGGCCAGCCGCTCATCCAGTAAGGTCCAGGAATAATACCGGCTGTTCCCGCAACAGCAGGCTCAGAGGTTTTATTCTCATCCCAAAGCGCGGCTTCCTGAGGAATGTAGCCTTTGGCGAGCCAATCCTTCAGCTTCTCGAGACCTTGCTTCATGCCGGCGTTCACGGAGCCGTATTCCAGCTTGCCGTCAGCCGCTACATTCCACTGCTGCGGAAGGGTTCCGTAAGCGCCGAAGATCCAGGAAGGGTCACCCATCCAGGTGTTCATGCTTGTCTTGAAACCGATGCTGAGCGGAATCACTTTGTCCGGAGCCAGACCGTCCGGATTCTGGTTCTTGAAGGCATCCATTACCTTCTCCAGCTCATCGATGGTTGTCGGTGCTTTCATGTTAAGCTTATCCAGCCAGTCCTGGCGGATCCAAAGAATATAATCATGATTATAGGCATAATCGAGAACCGGAAGCCCCATTTTTTTGCCGTCGCGGCTGTATTGGTTCCAGACGTTAGGATCCTGGGACATTGCTTCTTTCCAGGTATCGGAGGCATATTGGTCGAACAGAGTGCCTACCTCCCGGTACATTCCGGAATCAATCAGGTCCTGGGCGATGGTGGCATCGCCTGTACCGATGGTAACGACATCCGGCATTTCCTGTCCGGAAGACATCGCCAGTCGCAGCTTCGTACCGAATGCACCATTCGTATCCGTAATGGACCAGAGCGATTTAATGTTGATACCGAATTTCTCTTTGGCCCATTTGGTGGAGATGTTATTCTCAATGGTTTCGCCGTTCTTGAATTTCAGCTCGGGGTCAACCCCCCAGACGGTGGTGATGGTTACTTCAGGATCATATTTATCCTTGTAGGCGTTTTCAGTTTCTACCGGTGTATTGGCGGCATTACCGGAAGCGTTATTTCCTCCGGCTG encodes:
- a CDS encoding type 2 periplasmic-binding domain-containing protein translates to MKTKKMLPLLGMSVLLASSIAGCSGNNNAAGGNNASGNAANTPVETENAYKDKYDPEVTITTVWGVDPELKFKNGETIENNISTKWAKEKFGINIKSLWSITDTNGAFGTKLRLAMSSGQEMPDVVTIGTGDATIAQDLIDSGMYREVGTLFDQYASDTWKEAMSQDPNVWNQYSRDGKKMGLPVLDYAYNHDYILWIRQDWLDKLNMKAPTTIDELEKVMDAFKNQNPDGLAPDKVIPLSIGFKTSMNTWMGDPSWIFGAYGTLPQQWNVAADGKLEYGSVNAGMKQGLEKLKDWLAKGYIPQEAALWDENKTSEPAVAGTAGIIPGPYWMSGWPLQDTVKNVPDAVWAPINIPAGPDGTVMRHGTQFTNGVTLISTKMKNPEAFFTYENYLYDNFANPQPGSELDNGLFAGYDYELDASGKMVANDQISGGYVNSVRYLLVRDGARIPDAQMKALLNLANGAQPTTRLEKDVAVNYGKGTPAAAKVLLQQEDKSFKNMFTGPTTETMKAKLDYLNKIENQTFNEIIYGKQPLDSFDNFVTTWNAGGGEQITKEVNEWYDSVK